A single window of Nomascus leucogenys isolate Asia chromosome 18, Asia_NLE_v1, whole genome shotgun sequence DNA harbors:
- the LOC105738995 gene encoding zinc finger protein 714-like, with protein MCLTRTGTCSKEIKKLSWARPGTVAHTCNPSTLGGQGGQITRSGVRNQPVQHGKTPSLLKIQKWRVPVVPATPEAEAGEWHEPRRRSLQ; from the exons ATGTGCCTGACTAGAACAGGTACATgctcaaaagagataaagaaattaagttgggccag gccaggcacagtggctcacacctgtaatcctagcactttgggaggccaaggcgggcagatcacgag atcaggagttcgaaaccagcctgtccaacatggcaaaaccccatctctactaaaaatacaaaaa tggcgggtgcctgtagtcccagctactccggaggctgaggcaggagaatggcatgaacccaggaggcggagcttgcagtga